One genomic window of Daphnia pulex isolate KAP4 chromosome 12, ASM2113471v1 includes the following:
- the LOC124209636 gene encoding CREB-regulated transcription coactivator 1-like isoform X5 — translation MSNPRKFSEKIALHTQKQAEETADFEKIMNEVRNAKPNQISALSNLGDMRAGRESGYRDRRSAGPGGGGYSPGSSLGSVRPSRRSDQTTSPNPHSYQMHPSGGLVQAPQISGSVGSPNLSGSTGAGSGGNNGGLSTNVAYLSPPLDPCWRRHSDSALHQAAMVSGDGVIGNASTNLSRRGQDGNNYLNSADPGNPSLHLGISIPSDGRPKSCCDVSRVPGINICPGPEPNGIQIPIGNNTGSLPDLTNLQFASPLSDPIDEDDSSLQTHSLYSTSPNVVSPSYGGNGLIDHTHPLNSLNMGLNPGPPGGSSRGSSPGPSPSQRRRPHHQLVNLQLRSPSHGHSSQNHSQNQSSNLLNVPSSSMNSRLLHSSKGIALDPSGMSVPSYQSYLYQNSGCGADYGQPISPAHSPTHMMSPSQPIPTHGGLLTAYRNPQPILRPSPISSPTLVVPGHMNYRSNSPGDGTNCASSAPPSPVSQSLSPASSPGLAASPASPFTDQMTTMNCQNQMGSGSGGNLNQMSFYPNQSNVLNQFEQFNMMDSSSDQAHHNYGNYKSNQLGQANISMDISLDPFYSQPSQFMFGGRLELNQQTAPQTPQTPSSIPDIVLQDFSCTPEELARHNSHDLSSAMGSSFEGVDFYPTDDALRDGLDPIDFDGLQILTNSTLVTDPSTEDHFRLDRM, via the exons ATGTCCAATCCACGAAAATTTTCCGAGAAAATTGCTTTGCACACTCAAAAACAGGCAGAAGAGACAGCAGACTTCGAAAAAATCATGAACGAAGTCAGAAACGCCAAGCCTAATCAAATC AGTGCTTTGAGTAATCTCGGGGATATGCGGGCAGGACGAGAAAGTGGATATCGTGACCGACGATCCGCTGGTCCAGGTGGAGGTGGATACAGTCCTGGATCTAGCCTTGGTTCTGTTCGCCCCTCCCGCCGTTCCGACCAAACAACCTCGCCTAACCCACACTCGTATCAAATGCATCCGAGTGGAGGTCTAGTTCAAGCACCGCAGATTTCAGGATCTGTGGGATCACCCAATCTTTCAGGCAGCACTGGCGCGGGTAGTGGTGGAAATAACGGAGGGTTGTCTACCAACGTCGCCTACCTCTCCCCACCTTTGGATCCCTGTTGGAGGAGACATTCAGACTCAGCTTTACACCAAGCAGCCATGGTTTCAGGTGACGGTGTAATTGGAAATGCCTCCACAAACTTGTCCAGAAGAG GACAAGATGGGAACAATTACTTAAACAGTGCGGATCCCGGTAATCCTTCTCTCCACCTAGGGATTAGTATTCCAAGTGATGGAAGGCCGAAGTCCTGTTGTGACGTTTCACGTGTACCTGGAATCAA CATTTGCCCTGGCCCGGAACCCAACGGAATTCAAATTCCGATCGGGAATAACACGGGATCGTTGCCTGATCTGACAAATTTACAGTTTGCCTCACCTTTATCCGACCCAATTGATGAAGACGACAGTTCATTGCAAACGCATTCACTCTATTCTACT AGTCCCAACGTAGTTAGTCCAAGTTATGGCGGGAATGGTCTAATTGATCACACTCACCCGCTCAACTCTTTAAATATGGGCTTGAATCCCGGTCCACCGGGTGGCTCCAGTAGGGGGTCCTCTCCTGGTCCGTCACCCAGCCAGCGGCGGCGCCCTCACCATCAGTTGGTGAATCTGCAACTCCGCTCACCTTCACATGGACATTCGTCCCAGAATCATTCGCAAAACCAGTCCTCC AACCTTTTAAACGTGCCCTCAAGCTCCATGAATTCCAGGCTTCTGCATTCCTCAAAG GGAATCGCCTTGGATCCGAGCGGTATGTCGGTGCCTAGTTACCAATCGTATCTCTATCAGAACAGTGGCTGCGGAGCCGACTACGGCCAGCCTATCAGCCCAGCTCATAGTCCTACTCATATGATGTCACCCTCACAGCCTATTCCGACA CATGGAGGCTTGTTAACGGCATATCGAAATCCCCAACCGATTCTCAGACCCAGTCCGATCAGTTCACCTACCCTGGTTGTTCCC gGTCATATGAATTACCGGAGTAACAGTCCGGGCGATGGTACGAATTGTGCCAGTAGCGCCCCACCCAGCCCTGTGTCACAAAGCCTCTCTCCAGCCAGTTCGCCTGGCCTGGCCGCATCACCCGCCTCTCCTTTTACAGACCAGATGACTACCATGAACTGTCAAAATCAG ATGGGATCAGGTAGCGGAGGAAATCTTAACCAGATGTCATTTTATCCCAACCAATCAAATGTGCTCAACCAATTTGAGCAGTTCAATATG ATGGATTCTAGTTCCGATCAGGCGCATCATAATTACGGAAACTATAAATCGAACCAGTTGGGACAG GCCAACATCAGCATGGACATATCTTTGGATCCCTTCTACAGCCAGCCGTCACAGTTCATGTTTGGCGGAAGATTAGAACTCAACCAGCAAACTGCACCACAAACTCCACAAACACCGTCAAGTATTCCGGATATTGTTCTTCAAG ATTTCTCTTGTACACCGGAAGAGCTTGCTCGACACAACTCCCATGATCTTAGCTCCGCCATGGGGTCTTCCTTTGAAGGCGTTGATTTCTATCCCACCGACGATGCTCTTAGAG ATGGACTCGATCCGATCGATTTTGACGGCTTGCAGATCTTGACAAATTCAACGCTTGTAACTGATCCATCAACTGAAGATCATTTCAGATTGGATCGCATGTGA
- the LOC124209636 gene encoding CREB-regulated transcription coactivator 1-like isoform X8, giving the protein MSNPRKFSEKIALHTQKQAEETADFEKIMNEVRNAKPNQISALSNLGDMRAGRESGYRDRRSAGPGGGGYSPGSSLGSVRPSRRSDQTTSPNPHSYQMHPSGGLVQAPQISGSVGSPNLSGSTGAGSGGNNGGLSTNVAYLSPPLDPCWRRHSDSALHQAAMVSGDGVIGNASTNLSRRGQDGNNYLNSADPGNPSLHLGISIPSDGRPKSCCDVSRVPGINICPGPEPNGIQIPIGNNTGSLPDLTNLQFASPLSDPIDEDDSSLQTHSLYSTSPNVVSPSYGGNGLIDHTHPLNSLNMGLNPGPPGGSSRGSSPGPSPSQRRRPHHQLVNLQLRSPSHGHSSQNHSQNQSSGIALDPSGMSVPSYQSYLYQNSGCGADYGQPISPAHSPTHMMSPSQPIPTHGGLLTAYRNPQPILRPSPISSPTLVVPGHMNYRSNSPGDGTNCASSAPPSPVSQSLSPASSPGLAASPASPFTDQMTTMNCQNQMGSGSGGNLNQMSFYPNQSNVLNQFEQFNMMDSSSDQAHHNYGNYKSNQLGQANISMDISLDPFYSQPSQFMFGGRLELNQQTAPQTPQTPSSIPDIVLQDFSCTPEELARHNSHDLSSAMGSSFEGVDFYPTDDALRDGLDPIDFDGLQILTNSTLVTDPSTEDHFRLDRM; this is encoded by the exons ATGTCCAATCCACGAAAATTTTCCGAGAAAATTGCTTTGCACACTCAAAAACAGGCAGAAGAGACAGCAGACTTCGAAAAAATCATGAACGAAGTCAGAAACGCCAAGCCTAATCAAATC AGTGCTTTGAGTAATCTCGGGGATATGCGGGCAGGACGAGAAAGTGGATATCGTGACCGACGATCCGCTGGTCCAGGTGGAGGTGGATACAGTCCTGGATCTAGCCTTGGTTCTGTTCGCCCCTCCCGCCGTTCCGACCAAACAACCTCGCCTAACCCACACTCGTATCAAATGCATCCGAGTGGAGGTCTAGTTCAAGCACCGCAGATTTCAGGATCTGTGGGATCACCCAATCTTTCAGGCAGCACTGGCGCGGGTAGTGGTGGAAATAACGGAGGGTTGTCTACCAACGTCGCCTACCTCTCCCCACCTTTGGATCCCTGTTGGAGGAGACATTCAGACTCAGCTTTACACCAAGCAGCCATGGTTTCAGGTGACGGTGTAATTGGAAATGCCTCCACAAACTTGTCCAGAAGAG GACAAGATGGGAACAATTACTTAAACAGTGCGGATCCCGGTAATCCTTCTCTCCACCTAGGGATTAGTATTCCAAGTGATGGAAGGCCGAAGTCCTGTTGTGACGTTTCACGTGTACCTGGAATCAA CATTTGCCCTGGCCCGGAACCCAACGGAATTCAAATTCCGATCGGGAATAACACGGGATCGTTGCCTGATCTGACAAATTTACAGTTTGCCTCACCTTTATCCGACCCAATTGATGAAGACGACAGTTCATTGCAAACGCATTCACTCTATTCTACT AGTCCCAACGTAGTTAGTCCAAGTTATGGCGGGAATGGTCTAATTGATCACACTCACCCGCTCAACTCTTTAAATATGGGCTTGAATCCCGGTCCACCGGGTGGCTCCAGTAGGGGGTCCTCTCCTGGTCCGTCACCCAGCCAGCGGCGGCGCCCTCACCATCAGTTGGTGAATCTGCAACTCCGCTCACCTTCACATGGACATTCGTCCCAGAATCATTCGCAAAACCAGTCCTCC GGAATCGCCTTGGATCCGAGCGGTATGTCGGTGCCTAGTTACCAATCGTATCTCTATCAGAACAGTGGCTGCGGAGCCGACTACGGCCAGCCTATCAGCCCAGCTCATAGTCCTACTCATATGATGTCACCCTCACAGCCTATTCCGACA CATGGAGGCTTGTTAACGGCATATCGAAATCCCCAACCGATTCTCAGACCCAGTCCGATCAGTTCACCTACCCTGGTTGTTCCC gGTCATATGAATTACCGGAGTAACAGTCCGGGCGATGGTACGAATTGTGCCAGTAGCGCCCCACCCAGCCCTGTGTCACAAAGCCTCTCTCCAGCCAGTTCGCCTGGCCTGGCCGCATCACCCGCCTCTCCTTTTACAGACCAGATGACTACCATGAACTGTCAAAATCAG ATGGGATCAGGTAGCGGAGGAAATCTTAACCAGATGTCATTTTATCCCAACCAATCAAATGTGCTCAACCAATTTGAGCAGTTCAATATG ATGGATTCTAGTTCCGATCAGGCGCATCATAATTACGGAAACTATAAATCGAACCAGTTGGGACAG GCCAACATCAGCATGGACATATCTTTGGATCCCTTCTACAGCCAGCCGTCACAGTTCATGTTTGGCGGAAGATTAGAACTCAACCAGCAAACTGCACCACAAACTCCACAAACACCGTCAAGTATTCCGGATATTGTTCTTCAAG ATTTCTCTTGTACACCGGAAGAGCTTGCTCGACACAACTCCCATGATCTTAGCTCCGCCATGGGGTCTTCCTTTGAAGGCGTTGATTTCTATCCCACCGACGATGCTCTTAGAG ATGGACTCGATCCGATCGATTTTGACGGCTTGCAGATCTTGACAAATTCAACGCTTGTAACTGATCCATCAACTGAAGATCATTTCAGATTGGATCGCATGTGA
- the LOC124209636 gene encoding CREB-regulated transcription coactivator 1-like isoform X2, translated as MSNPRKFSEKIALHTQKQAEETADFEKIMNEVRNAKPNQINGDCSPSHLVISPISPFRAGSLPNVNSPSTNSTSIDLQSALSNLGDMRAGRESGYRDRRSAGPGGGGYSPGSSLGSVRPSRRSDQTTSPNPHSYQMHPSGGLVQAPQISGSVGSPNLSGSTGAGSGGNNGGLSTNVAYLSPPLDPCWRRHSDSALHQAAMVSGDGVIGNASTNLSRRGQDGNNYLNSADPGNPSLHLGISIPSDGRPKSCCDVSRVPGINICPGPEPNGIQIPIGNNTGSLPDLTNLQFASPLSDPIDEDDSSLQTHSLYSTSPNVVSPSYGGNGLIDHTHPLNSLNMGLNPGPPGGSSRGSSPGPSPSQRRRPHHQLVNLQLRSPSHGHSSQNHSQNQSSGIALDPSGMSVPSYQSYLYQNSGCGADYGQPISPAHSPTHMMSPSQPIPTHGGLLTAYRNPQPILRPSPISSPTLVVPGHMNYRSNSPGDGTNCASSAPPSPVSQSLSPASSPGLAASPASPFTDQMTTMNCQNQMGSGSGGNLNQMSFYPNQSNVLNQFEQFNMMDSSSDQAHHNYGNYKSNQLGQANISMDISLDPFYSQPSQFMFGGRLELNQQTAPQTPQTPSSIPDIVLQDFSCTPEELARHNSHDLSSAMGSSFEGVDFYPTDDALRDGLDPIDFDGLQILTNSTLVTDPSTEDHFRLDRM; from the exons ATGTCCAATCCACGAAAATTTTCCGAGAAAATTGCTTTGCACACTCAAAAACAGGCAGAAGAGACAGCAGACTTCGAAAAAATCATGAACGAAGTCAGAAACGCCAAGCCTAATCAAATC AATGGTGACTGTAGCCCCTCTCATCTAGTCATCAGCCCTATTTCACCCTTCAGGGCAGGCTCATTGCCCAATGTAAACTCTCCCTCCACCAATTCCACATCAATTGATCTTCAG AGTGCTTTGAGTAATCTCGGGGATATGCGGGCAGGACGAGAAAGTGGATATCGTGACCGACGATCCGCTGGTCCAGGTGGAGGTGGATACAGTCCTGGATCTAGCCTTGGTTCTGTTCGCCCCTCCCGCCGTTCCGACCAAACAACCTCGCCTAACCCACACTCGTATCAAATGCATCCGAGTGGAGGTCTAGTTCAAGCACCGCAGATTTCAGGATCTGTGGGATCACCCAATCTTTCAGGCAGCACTGGCGCGGGTAGTGGTGGAAATAACGGAGGGTTGTCTACCAACGTCGCCTACCTCTCCCCACCTTTGGATCCCTGTTGGAGGAGACATTCAGACTCAGCTTTACACCAAGCAGCCATGGTTTCAGGTGACGGTGTAATTGGAAATGCCTCCACAAACTTGTCCAGAAGAG GACAAGATGGGAACAATTACTTAAACAGTGCGGATCCCGGTAATCCTTCTCTCCACCTAGGGATTAGTATTCCAAGTGATGGAAGGCCGAAGTCCTGTTGTGACGTTTCACGTGTACCTGGAATCAA CATTTGCCCTGGCCCGGAACCCAACGGAATTCAAATTCCGATCGGGAATAACACGGGATCGTTGCCTGATCTGACAAATTTACAGTTTGCCTCACCTTTATCCGACCCAATTGATGAAGACGACAGTTCATTGCAAACGCATTCACTCTATTCTACT AGTCCCAACGTAGTTAGTCCAAGTTATGGCGGGAATGGTCTAATTGATCACACTCACCCGCTCAACTCTTTAAATATGGGCTTGAATCCCGGTCCACCGGGTGGCTCCAGTAGGGGGTCCTCTCCTGGTCCGTCACCCAGCCAGCGGCGGCGCCCTCACCATCAGTTGGTGAATCTGCAACTCCGCTCACCTTCACATGGACATTCGTCCCAGAATCATTCGCAAAACCAGTCCTCC GGAATCGCCTTGGATCCGAGCGGTATGTCGGTGCCTAGTTACCAATCGTATCTCTATCAGAACAGTGGCTGCGGAGCCGACTACGGCCAGCCTATCAGCCCAGCTCATAGTCCTACTCATATGATGTCACCCTCACAGCCTATTCCGACA CATGGAGGCTTGTTAACGGCATATCGAAATCCCCAACCGATTCTCAGACCCAGTCCGATCAGTTCACCTACCCTGGTTGTTCCC gGTCATATGAATTACCGGAGTAACAGTCCGGGCGATGGTACGAATTGTGCCAGTAGCGCCCCACCCAGCCCTGTGTCACAAAGCCTCTCTCCAGCCAGTTCGCCTGGCCTGGCCGCATCACCCGCCTCTCCTTTTACAGACCAGATGACTACCATGAACTGTCAAAATCAG ATGGGATCAGGTAGCGGAGGAAATCTTAACCAGATGTCATTTTATCCCAACCAATCAAATGTGCTCAACCAATTTGAGCAGTTCAATATG ATGGATTCTAGTTCCGATCAGGCGCATCATAATTACGGAAACTATAAATCGAACCAGTTGGGACAG GCCAACATCAGCATGGACATATCTTTGGATCCCTTCTACAGCCAGCCGTCACAGTTCATGTTTGGCGGAAGATTAGAACTCAACCAGCAAACTGCACCACAAACTCCACAAACACCGTCAAGTATTCCGGATATTGTTCTTCAAG ATTTCTCTTGTACACCGGAAGAGCTTGCTCGACACAACTCCCATGATCTTAGCTCCGCCATGGGGTCTTCCTTTGAAGGCGTTGATTTCTATCCCACCGACGATGCTCTTAGAG ATGGACTCGATCCGATCGATTTTGACGGCTTGCAGATCTTGACAAATTCAACGCTTGTAACTGATCCATCAACTGAAGATCATTTCAGATTGGATCGCATGTGA
- the LOC124209636 gene encoding CREB-regulated transcription coactivator 1-like isoform X11 — translation MRAGRESGYRDRRSAGPGGGGYSPGSSLGSVRPSRRSDQTTSPNPHSYQMHPSGGLVQAPQISGSVGSPNLSGSTGAGSGGNNGGLSTNVAYLSPPLDPCWRRHSDSALHQAAMVSGDGVIGNASTNLSRRGQDGNNYLNSADPGNPSLHLGISIPSDGRPKSCCDVSRVPGINICPGPEPNGIQIPIGNNTGSLPDLTNLQFASPLSDPIDEDDSSLQTHSLYSTSPNVVSPSYGGNGLIDHTHPLNSLNMGLNPGPPGGSSRGSSPGPSPSQRRRPHHQLVNLQLRSPSHGHSSQNHSQNQSSNLLNVPSSSMNSRLLHSSKGIALDPSGMSVPSYQSYLYQNSGCGADYGQPISPAHSPTHMMSPSQPIPTHGGLLTAYRNPQPILRPSPISSPTLVVPGHMNYRSNSPGDGTNCASSAPPSPVSQSLSPASSPGLAASPASPFTDQMTTMNCQNQMGSGSGGNLNQMSFYPNQSNVLNQFEQFNMMDSSSDQAHHNYGNYKSNQLGQANISMDISLDPFYSQPSQFMFGGRLELNQQTAPQTPQTPSSIPDIVLQDFSCTPEELARHNSHDLSSAMGSSFEGVDFYPTDDALRDGLDPIDFDGLQILTNSTLVTDPSTEDHFRLDRM, via the exons ATGCGGGCAGGACGAGAAAGTGGATATCGTGACCGACGATCCGCTGGTCCAGGTGGAGGTGGATACAGTCCTGGATCTAGCCTTGGTTCTGTTCGCCCCTCCCGCCGTTCCGACCAAACAACCTCGCCTAACCCACACTCGTATCAAATGCATCCGAGTGGAGGTCTAGTTCAAGCACCGCAGATTTCAGGATCTGTGGGATCACCCAATCTTTCAGGCAGCACTGGCGCGGGTAGTGGTGGAAATAACGGAGGGTTGTCTACCAACGTCGCCTACCTCTCCCCACCTTTGGATCCCTGTTGGAGGAGACATTCAGACTCAGCTTTACACCAAGCAGCCATGGTTTCAGGTGACGGTGTAATTGGAAATGCCTCCACAAACTTGTCCAGAAGAG GACAAGATGGGAACAATTACTTAAACAGTGCGGATCCCGGTAATCCTTCTCTCCACCTAGGGATTAGTATTCCAAGTGATGGAAGGCCGAAGTCCTGTTGTGACGTTTCACGTGTACCTGGAATCAA CATTTGCCCTGGCCCGGAACCCAACGGAATTCAAATTCCGATCGGGAATAACACGGGATCGTTGCCTGATCTGACAAATTTACAGTTTGCCTCACCTTTATCCGACCCAATTGATGAAGACGACAGTTCATTGCAAACGCATTCACTCTATTCTACT AGTCCCAACGTAGTTAGTCCAAGTTATGGCGGGAATGGTCTAATTGATCACACTCACCCGCTCAACTCTTTAAATATGGGCTTGAATCCCGGTCCACCGGGTGGCTCCAGTAGGGGGTCCTCTCCTGGTCCGTCACCCAGCCAGCGGCGGCGCCCTCACCATCAGTTGGTGAATCTGCAACTCCGCTCACCTTCACATGGACATTCGTCCCAGAATCATTCGCAAAACCAGTCCTCC AACCTTTTAAACGTGCCCTCAAGCTCCATGAATTCCAGGCTTCTGCATTCCTCAAAG GGAATCGCCTTGGATCCGAGCGGTATGTCGGTGCCTAGTTACCAATCGTATCTCTATCAGAACAGTGGCTGCGGAGCCGACTACGGCCAGCCTATCAGCCCAGCTCATAGTCCTACTCATATGATGTCACCCTCACAGCCTATTCCGACA CATGGAGGCTTGTTAACGGCATATCGAAATCCCCAACCGATTCTCAGACCCAGTCCGATCAGTTCACCTACCCTGGTTGTTCCC gGTCATATGAATTACCGGAGTAACAGTCCGGGCGATGGTACGAATTGTGCCAGTAGCGCCCCACCCAGCCCTGTGTCACAAAGCCTCTCTCCAGCCAGTTCGCCTGGCCTGGCCGCATCACCCGCCTCTCCTTTTACAGACCAGATGACTACCATGAACTGTCAAAATCAG ATGGGATCAGGTAGCGGAGGAAATCTTAACCAGATGTCATTTTATCCCAACCAATCAAATGTGCTCAACCAATTTGAGCAGTTCAATATG ATGGATTCTAGTTCCGATCAGGCGCATCATAATTACGGAAACTATAAATCGAACCAGTTGGGACAG GCCAACATCAGCATGGACATATCTTTGGATCCCTTCTACAGCCAGCCGTCACAGTTCATGTTTGGCGGAAGATTAGAACTCAACCAGCAAACTGCACCACAAACTCCACAAACACCGTCAAGTATTCCGGATATTGTTCTTCAAG ATTTCTCTTGTACACCGGAAGAGCTTGCTCGACACAACTCCCATGATCTTAGCTCCGCCATGGGGTCTTCCTTTGAAGGCGTTGATTTCTATCCCACCGACGATGCTCTTAGAG ATGGACTCGATCCGATCGATTTTGACGGCTTGCAGATCTTGACAAATTCAACGCTTGTAACTGATCCATCAACTGAAGATCATTTCAGATTGGATCGCATGTGA